A segment of the Bacillus licheniformis DSM 13 = ATCC 14580 genome:
AGAAATCAAAAGGCGGCAAAGGCATCCTGTTATCGGGCGTACCCGGTGTAAAACGCGGCAAAGTCACGATCATCGGCGGCGGAGTGGTTGGTACGAACGCTGCCAAAATCGCTGTCGGACTTGGCGCTGACGTCACTTTGATCGACTTGAGCGCTGAGCGCCTCCGTCAGCTCGATGACCAGTTCGGCAAAGACATTCAAACGCTTATGTCCAATCCGCTCAACATTGCGGAAGCCGTAAAAGACTCAGACCTTGTCATCGGCGCCGTCTTAATTCCTGGTGCAAAAGCGCCGAAGCTTGTCACAGAAGAGATGATCAAGTCGATGTCGCCAGGTTCAGTTGTTGTAGACGTGGCGATTGACCAGGGCGGCATTATCGAAACGGTTGATAAAATCACTACGCATGACGATCCGACTTACACGAAGCACGGCGTTGTCCACTATGCCGTCGCCAATATGCCGGGAGCCGTTCCCCGTACATCAACGATCGGCTTAACAAACGTCACCATGCCTTACGCCTTGCAAATCGCAAATAAAGGCGTTGAACAAGCAGTCGCCGAAAATCAGGCGCTCGCTCTCGGCGTCAACGTTGCAAACGGAAGCATCACCTACAAGGCCGTCGCGCGCGACCTTGGATATGAATATGTATCTGTAGAAGATGCATTTCAAACGGTAACCGCTGGTTAAGCGGATTTTATCTCTTGAGAACATTTTAACAACTCTTTCTGACTGTCCTTTCACGAAAAAAGGCTGGATGATATCCGGCCTTTTTTCCATTCTGCTTTAAACATTCAAGGCCGCTTTCCGGCAAACGGCGTCGCCTTCATCTAAGAAACCGGCCACAAGTCAATTTTTGAATGGTGTTCCCGTATCAACATATTGAAACACATGAAGCGACGGCAATGGACGTCCTTTAAAATCAAACAATGCCTGATTGTCTACGGCGCTGCCGCCAAACCACTTTCCTGCGTCTTCCGGGTCATATTCAGCAGCATAGCTTGTAGCCCAGCCTGATCCGTATGTCTCCCAAAGCGCTTTATTTTTCTCGAGCCGGTGAGCCGGTCCTACCGGAATCCATGCCGGTTCCCAATAGAAAACGCCGATTCCGGCTTCACCTACGTCGCTGACCGCTTGAATCACATCACGGACCGCGTTCGCCTGCCCTTGAACGGTGACCGGATTATTCAGCGTTTGGCCGTTTTTCGGAGCTGTATTTCCGTGTCCGTCTCCGTCTTCAGCCGTATACGTATAAGATGTCTCAGCAACCATGACTTTTTTGCCGTACGTATCTGCGACAGATGTCAGGACGGATGTTAAATTCTTCAGCGTGCCATGCCAAAACGGATAATACGAGCTTGCAAACACATCGTAGTCTACATGATGCCGATGAAGCGTCTCGGCAATCCAAGCGTACCTTCCTGACGTCTCCGGATTGGTAAAATGCAAGGCGACTAGGATATTCGAATCCGTCTCTCGCACCGCTTGACTCCCGGCGTTGAATAATTGGCTCATCTTCGCCCAATCCGTTTCACCGGCAAGGCCCCCGTTTGTTTCGTTACCGACCTGCACCATGCCGATGTCGATGCCCGCTGCTTTCATCGCTTTAAGGCTTTGTTTTGTATATTGATAAAGCGCCGTCTTTTTATCTTCAAAGTTTAGGTTCGCCCATGCTTTCGGCGCTTTCTGTTTCGCCGGGTCCGCCCAGAAATCGGAATAGTGGAAATCCGCCAGCAGCTTCATTCCGTTGGCAGTGGCCCGTTTTCCGATCTGAATCGCTTTTTCCAGATCATTATTGCCCCCTCCGTAGCCGTTGCCGTTGGCATCATAGGGATCATTCCATATGCGCACCCGGACATAATTGACGCCTGCTTCCTTCAGCGTTTTGAATATATCCTGTTTCTTTCCGGATTCATTGTAAAAGGCGACGCCGCTCTCTTCCAAAGCGATGATGCTCGAAACATCAACCCCTTTTATAAAATCCTTGCGAAGCCCTGAAACCTTTTCAACATAAAGGCCGCTTTTTGCCGTCCCTGAATCTCTGGCGGCTTCCGCCGGACCGCTTGTTCCAAATGCGCCCAAAACAAATATCAGCACCACAAAAACAGCCAGCACGTTCTTCATCAATCTCGCTTCTCCCCTTTCATAATAGACACACAAGCAAAAAGAAAACGCTTTCATTATTCACCCGGAGAAACATCCACCTTAAAGCGGATGTCCTCCCAGGCCTATTCTTTTGCTTTTACCGCTATTCTGGCCTCATATTTTTCCAATGTGACTTCGCCGGCCAGCGTTTCTCCGGTCAGCATATCTTTAACTGCCGACGCCAACACGACGGGCTGACGTTTTTCCGTGAAATTCATGATGAAAATATAGTCATTTTCCTCATCCTGTCTGACTTGAACGGAGACGCCAGGCTGATGTTTCACGTCAAGAGCCGGTTGAATCGCTAGCTCTTTAATCAATGTTCCATAAAAATCCCGATGAAATTGGCTGCTTAAACGCGCACCGATATAATACGTTTTCCCCTGTTTGTATGGATGGCTCGTCACAGCCGTCGTGTCCGCATAAAAGTCGTCCTCATAGAATCCCTCGGGATCTGCCGTACTGAGCTTCAGCACGGTCGCGTAATCTTTCAGCTCATACGAC
Coding sequences within it:
- the ald gene encoding alanine dehydrogenase; protein product: MIIGIPKEIKNNENRVAITPAGVVALKKSGHQVLIEQGAGLGSGFEDADYKAAGADILAEAKDVWGKADMVMKVKEPISSEYGYFRKGLVLFTYLHLAAEPKLAKALVDSGVTAIAYETVEVNRTLPLLTPMSEVAGRMASQIGAQFLEKSKGGKGILLSGVPGVKRGKVTIIGGGVVGTNAAKIAVGLGADVTLIDLSAERLRQLDDQFGKDIQTLMSNPLNIAEAVKDSDLVIGAVLIPGAKAPKLVTEEMIKSMSPGSVVVDVAIDQGGIIETVDKITTHDDPTYTKHGVVHYAVANMPGAVPRTSTIGLTNVTMPYALQIANKGVEQAVAENQALALGVNVANGSITYKAVARDLGYEYVSVEDAFQTVTAG
- a CDS encoding arabinogalactan endo-1,4-beta-galactosidase, translating into MKNVLAVFVVLIFVLGAFGTSGPAEAARDSGTAKSGLYVEKVSGLRKDFIKGVDVSSIIALEESGVAFYNESGKKQDIFKTLKEAGVNYVRVRIWNDPYDANGNGYGGGNNDLEKAIQIGKRATANGMKLLADFHYSDFWADPAKQKAPKAWANLNFEDKKTALYQYTKQSLKAMKAAGIDIGMVQVGNETNGGLAGETDWAKMSQLFNAGSQAVRETDSNILVALHFTNPETSGRYAWIAETLHRHHVDYDVFASSYYPFWHGTLKNLTSVLTSVADTYGKKVMVAETSYTYTAEDGDGHGNTAPKNGQTLNNPVTVQGQANAVRDVIQAVSDVGEAGIGVFYWEPAWIPVGPAHRLEKNKALWETYGSGWATSYAAEYDPEDAGKWFGGSAVDNQALFDFKGRPLPSLHVFQYVDTGTPFKN